The following proteins are co-located in the Eleginops maclovinus isolate JMC-PN-2008 ecotype Puerto Natales chromosome 1, JC_Emac_rtc_rv5, whole genome shotgun sequence genome:
- the LOC134866362 gene encoding PRELI domain containing protein 3B-like: MKIWASEHIFNHPWETVTKAAMQKYPNPMNPGVFGVDVLDRSVDKEGRLHSHRLLSTEWGLPSMAKTMFGVTRTCTYVQEHSVVDPKEKSFELKSTNISFTNLVSVDEKLTYKPHPEDPEKTVLTQEALISVKGISLSSYLEGLMAKTISINAGKGREAMEWVIRRLNTEIEELAATARGSIRAPMAAAVTDK; this comes from the exons ATGAAGATCTGGGCGTCAGAGCACATTTTCAA CCACCCATGGGAGACGGTGACCAAGGCGGCGATGCAGAAATACCCAAACCCCATGAACCCTGGTGTGTTTGGTGTAGATGTCCTTGACAGAAGTGTGGACAAAGAGGGACGGTTGCACAGCCACCGACTGCTCAGCACAGAGTGGGGCCTCCCAAGCATGGCTAAGACT ATGTTCGGGGTAACAAGAACATGCACTTATGTTCAGGAACATTCTGTGGTGGACCCCAAAGAAAAGAGCTTTGAGCTGAAATCTACAAAT ATCTCCTTCACTAACCTTGTATCTGTGGATGAGAAGTTGACATACAAGCCGCATCCAGAGGATCCTGAAAA GACGGTGCTGACACAGGAGGCTTTAATCAGTGTGAAAGGTATCAGTCTGAGCAGCTACCTCGAGGGTCTCATGGCCAAGACCATCTCCATCAACGCCGGCAAG gGTCGGGAGGCCATGGAGTGGGTGATCAGAAGATTAAACACAGAAATCGAGGAGTTGGCAGCGACTGCTCGCGGTTCTATACGTGCTCCAATGGCAGCTGCTGTCACAGACAAATGA
- the atp5f1e gene encoding ATP synthase subunit epsilon, mitochondrial — protein sequence MVAYWRQAGLSYIRFSSICASAVRAAMKPQFKAEALKAAESSVKVHKAKVAA from the exons ATGGTCGCATATTGGAGACAGGCAGGCCTCag ctacATCCGCTTCTCGTCTATCTGCGCCAGCGCGGTGCGGGCTGCTATGAAGCCGCAATTCAAAGCCGAGGCACTGAAGGCCGCAGAGTCCAGCGTCAAGGTCCACAAAGCTAAAGTAGCAGCAT GA